The genome window CCTTATCCTTTAATAAAAATCCGTTTCTTCTAAGCATTACTGATCGATCCAACAGGCACTTCAACTGTCCTGAAAGGGTCCCGAAATATACAGGAGATGATATTAATATCCCATCAGCTGATTCCAGTTTATCGTATATCTCAGTCATGTTATCTTCTATCTGACAAGATTTTTCTTTCCTGCATTCTCCGCAGTCAGTACATGGAGATATATCAGTGCCTGCCAGAGTGATTTTTTCAACATCAAATCCCCTTTTTTTTGATGTGGCCAGTGATCGATCTATCAACCTGCTGTTATTGCCGGTTTTATGAGGACTGCCTGAAATTCCAATTATTTTCATCTGTTACCTCACCAACATGAGTATTTTTAGCATGT of Methanosarcinales archaeon contains these proteins:
- a CDS encoding flavodoxin family protein, whose amino-acid sequence is MKIIGISGSPHKTGNNSRLIDRSLATSKKRGFDVEKITLAGTDISPCTDCGECRKEKSCQIEDNMTEIYDKLESADGILISSPVYFGTLSGQLKCLLDRSVMLRRNGFLLKDKVGAALAVGGSRNGGQEYTIWSIHAWMHIHGMIVVGDNSHFGGIAIKDVDSDEEGLKTVDDTANKLCDTLLRLNQ